The proteins below are encoded in one region of Halocatena salina:
- a CDS encoding GmrSD restriction endonuclease domain-containing protein, with protein sequence MDGNPDDNFSLSSVFSQSYFIIPDYQRDYAWETSHVNDLLEDIEFIYKQNQNNGDGEKVSHYFGTVVLEERESVEPTDFEDYTKFAIVDGQQRLATITIVISTIIEEMKSIVSDDISDNMISDINERSDDIRNSYVEYENIPRLRLGGLAEDVYKKTIIDGQKINEVSQNSDLVETERRILNTKKSTISKISEWKNEKCNGGENPASYYKFLKKIIGIMTNRFEVNVKVVEDVDEAARMFKVINNRGRGLNLHDKVRSHLVYCASQSHDIKSKRIYTIFNNIIRNITIHDGFSDADIDKLVRLHWAVFTSERSDTRSKRKGPIKIHRRLSDLDDYASVQRDSFEKFIKPYVKSLENFSKHYPYLTDRDKFAEKYSSKSNTKDNRLGETSKKIQLLFMRPAQTGVAPLLIAAAEKFGVGSEEFANLTSELEKLVFRYSLVMSNGHNRYSNMLQSIANDLYWSDISDRNIERIFESDSQRYCGYQSKELGITKAVDRIVKKRERMASIDDVISEYLSEGDILDGEFTSGWGGIRNNEVVKYIMYEYEWSLRQKSGRLSLSPYHEFRRNFQVEHLVPKNAEVGHKLDNHEQNKNRIGNLAILSSEENNEKNNQPYKNKYHSIYKRSSLKVLRDLNEDKFTINNIEHREEKIFSFIRSRWG encoded by the coding sequence ATGGACGGAAATCCCGATGATAATTTCTCTCTTTCGTCTGTTTTTAGTCAATCGTACTTTATTATCCCAGATTATCAGAGAGACTACGCATGGGAGACATCGCATGTTAACGATCTTCTTGAAGACATTGAATTCATATATAAACAAAACCAGAATAATGGAGATGGAGAGAAGGTTAGTCATTATTTTGGTACAGTTGTACTAGAAGAGCGTGAATCAGTCGAACCTACGGATTTTGAAGATTATACTAAATTTGCAATAGTTGATGGTCAACAGAGGCTTGCGACGATTACCATCGTTATCTCAACTATTATAGAGGAGATGAAAAGTATCGTATCGGACGATATTAGTGATAATATGATATCAGATATTAATGAGCGCAGTGACGATATCCGGAATAGTTATGTGGAATATGAAAATATACCGAGACTCAGACTCGGAGGATTAGCTGAAGATGTATACAAGAAAACTATTATAGATGGTCAGAAAATTAATGAGGTATCTCAGAATTCTGACTTGGTAGAGACAGAGAGAAGGATACTCAATACAAAGAAGTCAACTATTTCAAAGATTTCTGAGTGGAAAAACGAAAAATGTAACGGGGGTGAAAATCCTGCATCCTATTACAAATTCCTCAAGAAAATTATAGGTATAATGACAAATAGGTTTGAAGTGAATGTAAAAGTGGTAGAAGACGTGGATGAAGCAGCTAGAATGTTTAAAGTGATAAACAATAGAGGGAGAGGGCTAAACCTACATGACAAGGTTCGTAGTCATCTTGTCTACTGCGCATCCCAGTCCCACGATATCAAGTCCAAACGCATATATACCATATTTAATAATATTATAAGGAATATTACAATACATGATGGTTTTTCTGATGCCGATATTGATAAGCTTGTGAGGCTGCATTGGGCAGTATTCACAAGTGAGCGATCAGATACGCGCTCAAAACGTAAAGGACCAATAAAGATACATAGAAGACTCTCTGATCTAGACGACTACGCAAGTGTCCAGAGAGATAGCTTTGAAAAATTCATAAAGCCATATGTTAAATCATTAGAAAACTTTTCAAAACATTACCCGTATCTGACCGACAGAGATAAATTCGCTGAAAAATATTCCAGCAAATCAAATACGAAAGATAATAGACTGGGAGAAACATCTAAAAAAATACAATTGCTGTTCATGCGTCCGGCACAAACTGGGGTCGCACCTTTACTCATAGCAGCAGCCGAAAAATTCGGTGTTGGTTCAGAAGAATTCGCCAATTTAACATCTGAACTGGAGAAGCTTGTGTTCAGGTACAGTCTTGTAATGTCTAATGGCCATAATAGGTATTCAAATATGCTGCAATCGATAGCTAATGATTTATACTGGTCAGATATAAGTGATAGAAATATAGAGAGAATTTTCGAGTCAGATTCACAAAGATATTGTGGATACCAATCTAAAGAATTAGGAATAACAAAGGCAGTTGATCGTATTGTGAAAAAAAGAGAACGAATGGCATCTATTGATGATGTTATTTCTGAGTATCTCTCGGAGGGGGATATATTAGACGGAGAATTCACATCTGGCTGGGGTGGCATAAGAAATAATGAGGTTGTAAAATATATTATGTATGAATATGAATGGTCACTCAGACAAAAGTCGGGACGATTATCACTATCGCCGTACCATGAATTTCGACGGAACTTTCAAGTGGAGCATTTGGTTCCGAAAAATGCAGAAGTAGGCCACAAGTTAGATAACCACGAGCAGAATAAGAATAGAATTGGCAATTTAGCCATTCTTAGTTCAGAAGAAAATAATGAAAAAAATAACCAGCCATATAAAAATAAATATCATAGCATATATAAAAGATCGTCACTAAAGGTATTGCGAGACCTCAACGAAGACAAATTCACTATAAATAATATCGAGCATAGGGAAGAAAAGATTTTTTCATTTATTCGGAGTAGGTGGGGATAG
- a CDS encoding DJ-1/PfpI family protein — protein sequence MSETRIQIVLFDGFDELDAIGPYEVFDTAARLGAALTVELVTLANTETVTANHGLRVEPDRTLGKPDLLLIPGGGWNDDRGGVREQVARGELPEVVAELHAAGTTVASVCTGSMILAHAGVLDGRPATTHAGAIDELDESFESVESRTERVVDDGSVLTCGGVTSGLDLSLQLVERIADEGTADRVATRIEYDRSD from the coding sequence GTGAGTGAGACGAGGATTCAAATCGTTCTCTTCGATGGCTTCGACGAGTTGGATGCGATCGGTCCCTACGAGGTGTTCGACACCGCAGCCCGACTGGGCGCGGCGCTGACAGTGGAACTCGTCACGCTGGCGAACACGGAGACGGTGACAGCCAATCACGGGTTGCGTGTCGAACCAGATAGGACACTCGGGAAGCCAGACCTGTTGCTCATTCCGGGTGGGGGTTGGAACGACGACCGAGGTGGTGTGCGCGAGCAGGTCGCTCGCGGCGAGCTTCCGGAGGTGGTCGCCGAATTGCACGCTGCGGGGACGACAGTGGCGTCGGTTTGTACTGGGAGCATGATTCTGGCCCACGCAGGCGTACTCGATGGTCGGCCCGCGACCACCCACGCGGGAGCGATCGACGAGCTAGACGAATCGTTCGAATCCGTCGAGAGCCGAACGGAACGCGTGGTCGACGATGGATCGGTGCTCACCTGTGGCGGCGTCACGTCGGGGCTTGATCTCTCCTTGCAGCTGGTCGAACGGATCGCGGACGAGGGAACCGCCGACAGAGTGGCAACGAGGATCGAGTACGATCGCTCGGACTGA